The proteins below are encoded in one region of Thermus sp. LT1-2-5:
- a CDS encoding valine--tRNA ligase, whose protein sequence is MDLPKAYDPQAVEPKWAERWAKNPFVANPKSGKPPFVIFMPPPNVTGSLHMGHALDNSLQDALIRYKRMRGYEAVWLPGTDHAGIATQVVVERLLLKEGKTRHDLGREAFLKRVWQWKEASGGTILKQLKRLGASADWSREAFTMDEKRSKAVRYAFSRYFHEGLAYRAPRLVNWCPRCETTLSDLEVETEPTPGKLYTLRYEVEGGGFIEIATVRPETVFADQAIAVHPEDERYQGLIGKRARIPLTEIWIPILADSAVEKEFGTGALKVTPAHDPLDYEIGERHGLEAVSVINLEGRMEGERVPEPLRGLDRFEARKKAVELFREAGHLVKEEDYTINLATCSRCGTPIEYAIFPQWWLSMKPLAEKVIRGLERGDIAFVPERWKKVNLDWLRNVKDWNISRQLWWGHQIPAWYCEDCNAINVPRPERYLEDPTLCEACGSPRLRREEDVFDTWFSSALWPLSTLGWPEETEDLKAFYPGDVLVSGYDILFLWVSRMEVSGYHFMGERPFKTVLLHGLVLDEKGQKMSKSKGNVIDPLEMVERYGADALRFALIYLATGGQDIRLDLRWLEMARNFANKLYNAARFVLLSREGFQPQADTPTLADRWMQSRLDRGVREITALYEALDLAQAAREIYELVWSEFCDWYLEAAKPALKAGNAHTLRTLQEALATLLKLLHPMMPFLTSELYQALTGKEELALEAWPEAQGREDEKAEAAFEALKQAVTAVRALRAEAGLPPGQEVRVFLEGETAPLRENLGVFRFLARAELLEERPEKALVKALPKVTARMPLEGLLDVEEWKRRQEKRLKDLLELAEKSQRKLSAPGFREKAPREVVAAEEARLKENLEQAERIREALSQIG, encoded by the coding sequence ATGGACCTACCCAAGGCCTACGACCCTCAGGCGGTGGAACCCAAGTGGGCGGAAAGGTGGGCGAAGAACCCCTTCGTGGCCAACCCCAAAAGCGGCAAGCCCCCCTTCGTCATCTTCATGCCACCCCCCAACGTCACGGGTTCCTTGCACATGGGCCACGCCCTGGACAACTCCCTCCAAGACGCCCTCATCCGCTACAAGCGCATGCGGGGCTACGAAGCGGTCTGGCTCCCCGGCACGGACCACGCCGGCATCGCCACCCAGGTGGTGGTGGAGCGCCTGCTCCTCAAGGAAGGCAAGACCCGGCACGACCTGGGCCGGGAAGCGTTCTTAAAGCGGGTGTGGCAGTGGAAGGAGGCGTCGGGGGGGACGATCCTCAAGCAACTCAAGCGCCTCGGGGCCAGCGCCGACTGGAGCCGGGAGGCCTTCACCATGGACGAGAAGCGCTCCAAGGCGGTGCGCTACGCCTTTTCCCGCTACTTCCACGAGGGCCTGGCGTACCGCGCCCCGAGGCTCGTGAACTGGTGCCCCCGGTGCGAGACCACCCTCTCCGATCTGGAGGTGGAAACCGAGCCCACCCCCGGCAAGCTCTACACCCTGCGCTACGAGGTGGAGGGGGGCGGCTTCATAGAAATCGCCACCGTGCGCCCGGAAACGGTCTTTGCCGACCAGGCCATCGCCGTCCACCCCGAGGACGAGCGCTACCAAGGCCTCATCGGCAAGCGGGCCCGCATCCCCCTCACGGAGATCTGGATCCCCATTCTGGCCGATAGCGCCGTGGAGAAGGAGTTCGGCACCGGGGCCCTCAAGGTCACCCCCGCCCACGATCCCTTGGACTACGAAATCGGGGAACGCCACGGCCTCGAGGCGGTGTCCGTGATCAACCTGGAAGGGAGGATGGAGGGGGAAAGGGTACCCGAGCCCTTAAGGGGCCTGGACCGCTTCGAGGCCCGCAAGAAGGCGGTGGAACTTTTCCGGGAGGCGGGGCACCTGGTCAAGGAGGAGGATTACACCATAAACCTCGCCACCTGCTCCCGCTGCGGCACCCCCATCGAGTACGCCATCTTCCCCCAGTGGTGGCTTTCCATGAAGCCCCTGGCGGAAAAGGTCATAAGGGGCCTGGAGCGGGGGGATATCGCCTTCGTGCCCGAGCGCTGGAAAAAGGTCAACCTGGACTGGCTCAGGAACGTCAAGGACTGGAACATCTCCCGCCAGCTTTGGTGGGGCCACCAGATCCCCGCCTGGTACTGCGAGGACTGCAACGCCATAAACGTCCCCCGCCCCGAGCGCTACCTGGAGGACCCCACCCTCTGCGAGGCCTGCGGAAGCCCCCGGCTCAGGCGGGAGGAGGACGTCTTTGACACCTGGTTCTCCTCCGCGCTTTGGCCCCTTTCCACCCTGGGCTGGCCAGAGGAGACAGAAGACCTCAAGGCCTTCTACCCTGGGGACGTCCTGGTTTCGGGGTACGACATCCTCTTCCTCTGGGTTTCCCGCATGGAGGTTTCCGGCTACCACTTCATGGGGGAAAGGCCCTTCAAGACCGTGCTCCTCCACGGCCTGGTCCTGGACGAGAAGGGCCAGAAGATGTCCAAGTCCAAGGGGAACGTGATCGACCCCTTGGAGATGGTGGAGCGCTACGGGGCCGACGCCCTACGCTTCGCCCTCATCTACCTGGCCACGGGGGGGCAGGACATACGGCTGGACCTCCGCTGGCTGGAGATGGCCCGCAACTTCGCCAACAAGCTCTACAACGCCGCCCGCTTCGTCCTCCTCTCCCGGGAGGGCTTCCAGCCCCAGGCGGACACCCCCACCCTGGCGGACCGCTGGATGCAAAGCCGCCTGGACCGGGGAGTGCGGGAGATCACCGCCCTTTACGAGGCCTTGGACCTAGCCCAGGCGGCGCGGGAGATTTACGAGCTCGTCTGGAGCGAGTTCTGCGACTGGTACCTGGAGGCGGCCAAGCCCGCCCTCAAGGCGGGGAACGCCCACACCCTCCGGACCCTGCAGGAGGCCTTGGCCACCCTCCTCAAGCTCCTCCACCCCATGATGCCCTTCCTCACCAGTGAGCTCTACCAGGCCCTCACGGGCAAGGAGGAGCTGGCCCTCGAGGCCTGGCCCGAGGCCCAGGGCAGGGAGGACGAAAAGGCCGAAGCCGCCTTTGAAGCGCTCAAGCAAGCGGTGACGGCGGTGCGGGCCTTAAGGGCCGAGGCCGGGCTTCCCCCGGGGCAGGAGGTGCGGGTCTTTCTGGAGGGGGAAACGGCCCCCCTGCGGGAGAACCTAGGGGTGTTCCGCTTCCTGGCCCGGGCCGAACTCCTAGAGGAGAGGCCGGAAAAAGCCTTGGTCAAGGCCTTGCCCAAGGTCACGGCCCGAATGCCCTTGGAGGGGCTTCTGGATGTGGAGGAGTGGAAGCGCCGGCAGGAAAAGCGGCTCAAAGACCTCCTGGAGCTGGCGGAAAAAAGCCAAAGGAAGCTCTCCGCTCCCGGCTTCCGGGAAAAGGCGCCCCGGGAAGTGGTGGCGGCGGAGGAGGCCAGGCTTAAGGAAAACCTGGAGCAAGCGGAAAGGATCCGCGAAGCCCTCAGCCAAATAGGGTGA
- a CDS encoding Mrp/NBP35 family ATP-binding protein — protein MALSEERVLEALRTVMDPELGKDLVSLGMVGEVRLEGKRLEVLVNLTTPACPLKGQIEADIRKALLPLGLEEVRVRFGGGVRPPEKYPIPGVKHVVAVASGKGGVGKSTVAANLALALSQEGAQVGLLDADLYGPSQAKMFGLEGQKLKVDQNRRILPLEAHGIKVLSMANIVPPGQAMIWRGPILHGTLKQFLEEVNWGELDYLVVDLPPGTGDVQLSLAQLTQVSGGVIVTTPQEVAVIDAERAADMFKKVQVPILGVVENMSAFLCPHCGKPTPIFGEGGGKRLAERLKARFLGEIPLTLPLRESGDQGTPIVAQDPEGPEAQAFRRAARELAAALSVQAFIALPMA, from the coding sequence ATGGCGCTATCCGAAGAGCGGGTCCTGGAGGCCCTGCGCACGGTGATGGACCCCGAGCTGGGGAAGGACCTGGTGTCCTTGGGCATGGTGGGGGAGGTGCGGCTTGAGGGCAAGCGGCTGGAAGTGCTCGTGAACCTCACCACCCCCGCCTGTCCCCTCAAGGGGCAGATCGAGGCGGACATCCGCAAGGCCCTCCTCCCCTTGGGCCTCGAGGAGGTGCGGGTCCGCTTCGGCGGGGGGGTGCGTCCCCCGGAAAAGTACCCTATTCCCGGGGTGAAGCACGTGGTGGCGGTGGCCTCGGGCAAGGGTGGGGTGGGGAAGAGCACCGTGGCCGCTAACCTGGCCCTGGCCCTCAGCCAGGAGGGGGCCCAGGTGGGGCTGTTGGACGCCGACCTCTATGGCCCGAGCCAGGCCAAGATGTTCGGTCTGGAGGGGCAGAAGCTCAAGGTGGACCAAAACCGCCGGATCCTCCCCCTGGAGGCCCACGGCATCAAGGTCCTCTCCATGGCCAACATCGTTCCCCCGGGCCAGGCCATGATCTGGCGGGGGCCCATCCTCCACGGCACCCTGAAGCAGTTCTTGGAGGAGGTGAACTGGGGGGAGCTGGACTATTTGGTGGTGGACCTCCCCCCAGGCACCGGGGACGTGCAGCTTAGCCTGGCCCAGCTCACCCAGGTTTCCGGCGGGGTCATCGTCACCACGCCCCAGGAGGTGGCCGTCATCGACGCCGAGCGGGCGGCGGACATGTTCAAGAAGGTACAGGTGCCCATCCTGGGGGTGGTGGAGAACATGAGCGCCTTCCTCTGCCCCCACTGCGGCAAGCCCACCCCCATCTTCGGGGAGGGGGGCGGAAAGCGGCTCGCCGAGCGGCTCAAGGCCCGCTTCCTGGGGGAGATCCCCCTCACCCTTCCCTTACGGGAAAGCGGGGACCAAGGCACCCCCATCGTGGCCCAGGACCCGGAGGGGCCAGAGGCCCAGGCCTTCCGCCGGGCGGCCCGGGAGCTTGCCGCCGCTTTGAGCGTCCAGGCCTTTATCGCTTTGCCCATGGCCTGA